The Glycine max cultivar Williams 82 chromosome 17, Glycine_max_v4.0, whole genome shotgun sequence genome contains the following window.
tttttacaTGTACAAAGCTTGTATTTGTTATAGGAAGGAGTGCTAGCAAACAGCGGCACTTTTTCTCATTGGTTGAAATTCATGTTGATCTCACAAATCGGAGAACAGGACTTACCAAATAGGAAATGAAACTTACATATTTAGTGGACCTACATGAATTTCACGGGTTAAAGAAGTATATTAGATAATGTGTTCCTAGCATTTCTCTTGTTATACTTATAATGCCTATACTACAGTTTTTGTTTGGAAAATGTCCAGGAACACCTTGCAAGATCCCTTATGGCCGTGGGCACATTCCTGGCTTCATCAGCCAAGATAATATAAGAGTTGGGGACATCATCATCAAAGATCAAGTCAGTATTATGACTCTAATTAGTACTGTGATTGGTTGGGCTTTATGTGCTTCAAATATGTTTGCACTTTTGATTGATCTGATGCTTACTTACTTCCCATATCCTCCAGCAATTTGCTGAGATTACAAAGGAAGGACCGCTGGCGTTTTTAGCAATGCATTTTGATGGGATACTTGGACTTGGATTCCAGAATAAGTCAGTGGGACAAGTCACACCAGTGTGGTAATTAATTcgtttgtttattattatattatatacctTGCTATATTTGATCTTGATTTTTCCCTTTCATAATGAGTGAACAAGGTGCTGTGATTGTTTTTGGTGGTAatggggtagaaaaaaaaaactatctccTTTCTCTAGAGGTTTTGATGCCTCAAATACAGTGATTAGTTCTGTGAACACAGGTACAATATGATAGAACAAGGGCACGTGAGTCAAAAGATTTTCTCCCTTTGGCTAAACCAAGACCCTGTGGCAAAGGTAGGGGGTGAGATTGTCTTTGGTGGCATTGACTGGAGGCACTTTAAGGGTGACCACACTTATGTTCCACTTACTCAAAAGGATTATTGGCAGGTCTATTATATTTACAACTTTATTCACTTCTGAGTAGCTCTTAGCGCAACCATGTCAATATTGACATTTTGTGTTTTCATCTCCAGATTGAGGTGGGAGATATTCTAATTGCAAACAATCCAACAGGTTCTCTTTCATTTCTCTTCTGCTTGATGTTTAATCTAAATGCCttgtattttcattatttttataatcattttcaCAGAATCAATGTGTTTTTGACTGCCAACTTACACCGCTGTTTCCAGTTCATTTCTTCCATTTCCGTAGACCTGACTtgcaatataaaatttgaatttccaggGCTATGTGAGGGTGGCTGTGCTGCTATTATTGACTCAGGGACCTCTTTGATTGCCGGTCCAACAGTATGATCTCAAACATTATACTTCAATCTTGGTAACTTTTTTGGTGTCTCTTTTCTTACTAGTTCTTGTTTGCAGAAAATTGTGACTCAAATTAACCGTGCCATTGGAGCAGAAGGATATGTGAGTTATGAATGTAAAAACATCATCCATAACTACGGTGATTCAATATGGGAATATATAATTTCTGGGGTTCGTTCTCTATATTTTCCACCTTATACTCAACAGTGATTATCCAAAGCTCTACTGGAATTTTAACCATTCTTTCTATATCTTCTTATGTCTTCAGTTAAAGCCTGAAATTATTTGTGTTGACATTGGACTCTGCTCGCGTAATAGAACATTTATAACAAAGTATAGTACTTTTCATTTTCCTCCTGATATTTCTTTTGAGACACATTCCTTTATTTCAATTCTCTTAACCAGAGTCTACCTTGAAACCTGCAGTGATGTTATTGAAACAGCTACACATAATGAAAGTTGGGGCGAGTCACGAACAAAGGAGAGCCCCTTGTGTACTTTTTGTGACATGATTGTCTTTTGGATGCAAGTTCAGCTTAAGCAAAAGAAtacaaaggaaaaaatattaaaatatgtggATGAGGTAATTGTTGTACAATGAGTTACATCTCAGAATTATCCTTTTCACTTTTGAATTGAGTGTTCAATAACTCTATTTTTCCAATTAAGGACTAACAAgctctttgttttttttctgtaaaaGCTGTGTGAGAAGCTTCCCAATCCCGTGGGACAAACATTTATAGACTGCAATGATATTGCAAACATGCCACAAATTACATTCACCATTGGAAACAAATCATTTCCTCTCTCTCCAGAACAGGTCTGAGTTTTATGGTCAATTTTTCTAGTCCTCACATAACTTTTCAGTTGCCTTGAGCATGCATTATGCAGAATGTATTTACATCAGCTACCTAGTTCCAGTTGTTTTGGCTCTcgaattttccttaaaaatgTTTGACAACTAAATATAGCAAAGTTTCTGTTGGTTGTTTGAATTCATATTTGTTCACTATCACTTAACAGTTCAAGAATttaatattccttttttttcttctcagtaTATGCTAAGAATTGAAGAAGGTTGCAACACTGTCTGCTATGGTGGTTTTGTTCCTCTAGATGTGCCAGCTCCACAAGGTCCCCTCTGGTAATGAATAATATTCGTATGACTACTGCtgcatattattattgttatagtAATTAGTAATAGTATATGACAGTTGTAGCATGGTTGCAGGGTTCTTGGAGATCTTTTCTTGGGGGCTTATCACACAGTGTTTGATTATGGCAATCTCCGTATTGGATTTGCTGAAGCTGCGTAGTCAAAATTTGGTGGTGTTATTACAATGCCAAATTgtttgtaggaaaaaaaaaagagaaagaaataaaggttTATAGGATTTTGCAGCATTTAAAAACCGCAGACCCTCAGAATTTCAGTGCTGCAGGGTCTCTTGTAAATGTTGATTAGTAATTTGGTATACTTCATGAATAAAAATTGTCCCATGTAAACATAAAAAGCTAAGTTTGTCATGGTAATGCGACTGCAGAGATAAAAGGTTTAAAGGTTTAAAACCAAATGCACCAGCCGGGAATCGAACCCGGGTCAGGTTTAAAGGTTTAAAACCAAATGCACCAGCCGGGAATCGAACCCGGGTCTGTACCGTGGCAGGGTACTATTCTACCACTAGACCACTAGTGCAGTTTGCTTGTACTCCATATCTTTTGTATATATCCAAAACAGAAGTTGAAATTATCCTTCCTTTCCAACTAAATGTGTAGATTAACCGACAAACAAGTTCAAACTATCCTTGCTTTCCCTGTTCATACTGAACAAAAATCATActtggaatatttttttattgattttcagtataaaaattatcataagtCTGTctctttatattaataatatataaagattaaactcaaaacttattatttataaacaagTTTATCGAATATAATAAAGATTAAGTAATTTGAGTGTAAGAAAAGCGCAGAGAAAGTAGCCCAAGGGTGAAGGAAATCTCTGGAATTTTCTTTGGCCTAATAAATATACGTTTCTTGTTTTCCAAGGCCTGTGAATCGGAATTGggatttaaatttaatcattatgtCTGTTTCTTCAATCGGAATCACGAACAACATGGAAGTGAGAATTGGGCAAAGGGTTTCTCGCGGAATGCTCCCTATCCTCGCTCTCCACACCTTCAGCGAGTATTACCGCTCCGACCACAAACCTCCGGTCACCGCCGCCCTCATCGCCGCCAACACCCTCATCTACCTCCGCCCCTCCTTCCTCGACCCCCTCATTCCCCCCATCGAACAAGTCTGGTTCAACCCTCACCTCATCCTCAAGGTCACTTTTCTAAATTTCCTAATctctgtatttttatttttaatcgggaaatgttaatttgttagtatgAGAAATGTTACAGAACAAGGACTTGAAACGCTTCTTGCTGTCACCGTTTTACCACATCGGAGAACCGCACCTGGTCTACAACATGCTATCCCTTCTCTGGAAGGGGTTTCAGTTGGAAACCTCAATGGGAAGCGTCAATTTCTCTTCCATGGTCGCTTCCTTGCTCGTTCTCTCCCAGGGCGTAACCCTAATGCTATCCAAATCACTGCTTCTGTTCTTCGACTACGAGAGATCCTACTACAGCGAATACTCCGTCGGATTCTCCGGCGTCCTCTTCGCCATGAAAGTCGTTCTCAATTCCCAATCGGAGAACTACACCTCCGTCTACGGAGTCATCGTCCCGTCCCGTTACGCTGCGTGGGCCGAATTGGTTCTAGCTCAGCTTCTCGTGCCGGGTGTGTCGTTTCTCGGCCATCTCGGTGGCATTCTGGCGGGGCTTCTTTATCTGAAGCTGAGGAGTACTTATTCGGGTTCTAACCCTATAAAAGTTGTCATTAGAGGGATTGTTGATGCTGTCAAGTGGCCTTTTAAGTTCTTGCCGCGGCGGGGACGGATCACCGGAAGGGGAACCGTTGGAAGTAACAGGGCGTGGAGATGCCAGACGTGTACCTATGACAACAACAATGGCTCCCTGAGAGTGTGTGAGATGTGTGGGACCAATAGGGGTGTGAGTGGGGTGTCTTCTTTTCAGAGGACTTCCCGTTCTGATGGGCTTCCTTTGGATGAGTTGCGTCGCCGGAGAATCGACAGATTTGGAGGCAGCTGATCGTGGTTTTCAGGTCACTGCAGGATCTGGTAAATAATACCATTGGATATGGCCATTGAGATTTAGATTTCACACATGTTAGCTGTTGAATTATAATGACTTTGCAATGAATGTTTTCATGCTATGCTAGATTGATTTggcattttcttaaataaaatttggatacttttttctattaaaattggTATTTCATTGGCAGGTTGGTTACTTTCAACTTTGTAACTAAAATCAACTGCATTTATCAAGATGGAAGTGTTAGTATTGTTTGTTTGTCAAATGCTGGTTGTTGGACCAGCATCCTTCAAACTTTAGGATCATAAAAGACGCACCTTAGGATGTAAGCCTCGTCATCTAAATTCTAAATTctataactaatttattttagatatgATTGACGAATTACCGAAACGACATTCATGATGTTGCATATATAGTCCACCCATCCAACAAGCACTTATTAGTGTAAGTGATTGATGACACCAATCTGCACACACTTGCCTAACCTTcaaaaatacagaaaaacaaTTTCCGAAAGAGTTTAACTACACCTCtagtacaaaaaaaaacaaactacaCCTCTGGTGCACAAGTTCGTAACAGGCAGTTAAGATGCTCTGATTATTATTTCGGTGCTATGTAACACTGAAAATATTTCATTCGGTTCCCAAATGATATGAAATTTATATTCAAGGTCTAATGTTTCCTTGGCAATGCATGAAATTGAACAGAAATCCTGGAAAACAAAATTAGCAATCCAGGGTCGACGACTCTAACTATCCATGGCCTAAAAAGAACtttaaaataggattttttttaaaattaattataagttcagaataaattttgaagttTTTCTTCAAACTTATCataaaattgtattaaattatcaaaattaatgttattttttatttctaatagaaatatttttttgttaaattatcataatttatttaataggtatgtatgattttattcatttcaaatttgaaaatgttATTGTTACTGAAGCAGTGGTTATTGACTTATTGGAattgttttgattattatatagtAGAAAATAaccaaataattttatgaaattgagTATTCAATTGGTATATCATTTTTCagttatttaattcttttataatttttaattttgaaagttataaaatttagaaaCGAAAAGGAACATTTAGaatatttgaaaatcatataaTGTTTATGCCAGTAACTAGTAATATTTAGGTGGCTATAGTCTATACTTaagattcagcaaaaaaaaaaaaaaaggtttatactTAGGCTAGAAATTGATTTCATCATTAAGAATGagatcatttttttatgatgtaAAAATCTGCAATGACTGTACTTTTGTACTCCGAATTAAGTAATATGAGATTTTGGTGTCCCGAGTTTCAATTTTACTTGCTCTTTCCATATATTAGAATtgtgtaattttgatttttttaaaatatttaataaattttaaatatgtgacATTAACAAATAAAGAGTGATATGCCCTGTTAATACAGGAGACAAAAATTAGGGGGAAAATATTGACAGTGGAGCTTGAAGCCTCACACATTCCTTCAACCCTAACAATATCACCATTGCTAAGCCAAAGTGTTGGTTTAATAtatgaatgaaaataatattatatgcaacaaaaaaataatattatatataacttaagtgtgcatatatttattattactaaataagatatttatactatatataacttaaacttatatttataaatatatgaatttatattattttttaaattatactaatgatattaaaagaataaattaataaacatataaaGTAATAACACTAAATATTAATACATATTGTATCCTTGGATCTTCATAGGGTCGAATCCAAAGGATAAGTCATTGGTCAAGCACAATGGGAGCACAATGGACTGACCACATAAAACCCAATTGACCTTAGACTGACTGTTATGGTTATATTGCATATAACCGTATCTTAATATATCTTACCTATAGCCGGTTGTATCtgatttgaattatattttatcttcatcatttacctaaattacatcttatcttttatcatcTATGAAAATAAGATATAATCATATGGTACCATAATTAGAGGATCCTATATAATCAGTGTTTCTATGACATAATACACTTTTATTATAGGGAAATATCTTGGAACACATATCaagtaataaattaacatttaccAAAAACAAATATAGGAGAGAGTTCAAATGTTTGTGTCACTTTGTACATATGGTGTGAACTAGgtgaaaaaatagataaaaagcaagaaaataatatgaaaattattatcaaaatgatgaaaataaaaaataaaaaagtgtcaaaaccaaaattcattatttttaacttttgattaaaatataattatagtatAAAAATTTCGATTATGTTTAACAAGACATTATGATTaacttatagttttttttccaactgaaaaattcatttaattatttgatagaCAATATGTTTTTAGTAACTTTTCAGTATTTGacgtttttataaatattaacttataatttttttatattttctttcattttattcttattatatttattcatttttcttgttattttttaaataaaataatttttatttttctgttattttataatttttaactatttcaataattaatttgattaaatacttataatttaatatgttaatttttcaactttcactagttagttttatcaaatataatttttatatagtgTCATTTTATATGGTGTTATTTTATGTATAACAAgtaattgattttataataaatagtttaaaaGTTAGGCTTAAAATAATCTATGATAGATTGATGATATGAAAATCTTTACATTTGACATGTGAGAATTAAACtcttaattaaatgttttatctcattaattaacataataattttatattaaatataaacataaatgaTCGAAATCCAGTTtcacttttaaataaaaagagaaaacacggaaaaaaaaaagtgtatctaGTCGAAGAATCTAGTCAACATGTTATTAATTAGCGTCTTGACGCAAGAAAGCACTACTGCAGCACTAAAAAAGGGGGCACTTTTCCCTCATACAATCGGAGTCACAAACACGTTGCAGCAATCTCTCACTCCATAGTCATAGTCACTTTTTCCCTCGtataatcattttcttttagcATATTGAGAAATACATCCACAATTTCACTCGTCCTTGTGTATGCATCACTGCAAGTTCTTTCAttccttttatccaaaaaaataggaaaaaaataataaatgcagGTTCTTTCATTTGTCCATAAAAGAAtgtcatatataaatattattactcaaataaaaagaaaattcactAGAACAACATTTGACTCACctagaaattaaagatataataaaaaatagtattttagtaAATACAATTCccataataaatgttttcttatataattaaaatttatactaaaaaaagatAAGCACCTTGAAGAAAATATTCTTAAAGGTTCTGGTTAAACAATAACTTCTAATTTATATAGAGAAATGATAGAGTAATAATATGTGAATATTTGTACAACATATATTCTTTATTGTTTCAACCTTTTGATATAACACGTGATATGACTTATTACAttcatgtttttctctctttgaatttatattacttttatgtATCCATGAattacttttaataataataataagtcacCAAACTAGTCAATTGCACAGCCATAAGCAAGCCTACAACCGCTAACAaatacaaaagaataaaaaatgccaACAccccagtttttttttaatgagtttactttttatatattaccaacataaaaaatatatactattaattaattaaaaatataatatttatttttaaaaaataattgttatgaaATTAATAGATGCAccatatctaataatttataatttaataacaatCTAATAGTTTATAATTTAGTCTCTCttgggataaaaaaaattgtcacgtTGTGCATTCAAACCGTAAAAGATTAGTTGTGAGGGAGTGAGAAAAGTATTTCGAGAATTTTAAGcactaaaaaatacaatttttaatttgagagcttaaaaaagataaatcaaaaaattatgaggctaaaaagtaaaaaatatacttttttatacatgagaacaaaagaaagacagtatcaaaagatttataataacttaGATATCTTACTTAAGTTAATCTaactaaaaatagaattaattcaaataattttttttttgttcttatctAATTTAAACTTTGTGACCTGGAATATTCACAAATCTTATCAAATACAATAATAGCTTAAATAATCTTTTATCCCTAtggtgttttattattttagtcctttaaaaaaaattgggtttTAGTCTTtcagaaatttgattttttcatATAATCACAAAGTCTAACGGCACCATtacatatgatatttttttaagtctcTCATCAACGTCagcaaatattttaaacatacatgaattttaaaacattgtttataaaaaaaaattacacataacataaactaaaacaaaaaaaaaatcttgaaaaaactaaccaaaataattttttcaagggACTAAAATCAAAACGTCCGTATTTTATTGGGAGCAAAGGTTATTTACTATTTAGCCTATAATAGAACTTGTAAACACCTGTATGGATCATAAatgtttacttttaattacgAGAATGCCACTATTCAAGCGTTTGAATATATTTTCCGTAAATATTTGTTCCAGTAATAATTACGTTTAGATGGAAAATTACTTTCATGCCGGGccaatcataataaaaataatgctgAATATGATGAATTAATCAGACATTAATGCATTCCAAtcttataacaatttttttttgtttcattcttatagttaattatttttgcttaaaattatGTAAGCTATCCAAATCATGCATCCACGTATTTACCGATTCTAATGGATTTTTACAACTTGACCTTAATAATAcatggaaaaaaatgaatgtcatttattaatatgtaaaaaAGTCAAGTGTTATTCctcaaaaaaaagtaaagtgttggaattattttaagaaataatttaattaaaataaactaataataaattataaaaaaaaatatttgtcaaccaattataaataatctatgataaatttagacttaaatacaattttaatttctcttattttattcaattaagtcaattaataattttggtcttctattttaaaaaatttaccattttgGTTCCAATTACATAAAATTGACACATGAGCACTTTACACATTGTTCTTGTCGTCGTTCTCGTgataataatactaaaaataaagTAAGGCTTGTTGGTAGTGGTGGAAATGACATATGATGAAGAGCGGAAAGTGTACACGTTTTGGTGAGATAGAAAACCACCAAAGCAATAGATAGCGATAATAAGATGAGGTCAGAAAAAAAGAGACTCGAGAGAGGGAGATCTTATcacaaatcataaaattaaacaaatataggAAGGGACGTAATGGATAAtcttgtgttttaattttagattttcaGTTGATTAATTAACTAGTTCATTCGGTACGGTCAACTAAGAATTGTTAAAAAATCTAGGAATGGAAGGCTATCTAACAAATTAACTAAGTTGTTATAGTATTGAAAGAAGTTTTTCTCCTATAAAAAAGTGAAAGTGTGATCTCACCACAAATAAGTGCGCCTATGTAGTGGTAATTAGTTATAGAAAGTTACAGAGGCGTGCTATATATAGAACATAACAGGATAGAAGTGGAGGATCTATCCC
Protein-coding sequences here:
- the LOC100794217 gene encoding rhomboid-like protein 14, mitochondrial; the protein is MSVSSIGITNNMEVRIGQRVSRGMLPILALHTFSEYYRSDHKPPVTAALIAANTLIYLRPSFLDPLIPPIEQVWFNPHLILKNKDLKRFLLSPFYHIGEPHLVYNMLSLLWKGFQLETSMGSVNFSSMVASLLVLSQGVTLMLSKSLLLFFDYERSYYSEYSVGFSGVLFAMKVVLNSQSENYTSVYGVIVPSRYAAWAELVLAQLLVPGVSFLGHLGGILAGLLYLKLRSTYSGSNPIKVVIRGIVDAVKWPFKFLPRRGRITGRGTVGSNRAWRCQTCTYDNNNGSLRVCEMCGTNRGVSGVSSFQRTSRSDGLPLDELRRRRIDRFGGS
- the LOC100793160 gene encoding cyprosin is translated as MGFKYLLVVTCVCAWFGSLVVTTSSGDGLMRVSLKRRSLDISSLNSAKIKEVVNHLKADGVYLKNYLDAQYFGEIGIGSPPQSFRVVFDTGSSNLWVPSAKCVLSIACYFHSKYRSKLSNTYTKIGTPCKIPYGRGHIPGFISQDNIRVGDIIIKDQQFAEITKEGPLAFLAMHFDGILGLGFQNKSVGQVTPVWYNMIEQGHVSQKIFSLWLNQDPVAKVGGEIVFGGIDWRHFKGDHTYVPLTQKDYWQIEVGDILIANNPTGLCEGGCAAIIDSGTSLIAGPTKIVTQINRAIGAEGYVSYECKNIIHNYGDSIWEYIISGLKPEIICVDIGLCSRNRTFITNDVIETATHNESWGESRTKESPLCTFCDMIVFWMQVQLKQKNTKEKILKYVDELCEKLPNPVGQTFIDCNDIANMPQITFTIGNKSFPLSPEQYMLRIEEGCNTVCYGGFVPLDVPAPQGPLWVLGDLFLGAYHTVFDYGNLRIGFAEAA